A stretch of DNA from Anopheles ziemanni chromosome 3, idAnoZiCoDA_A2_x.2, whole genome shotgun sequence:
AGTTTGGCGCCGACATTGCGATCGGCTCGGCCCAACGGCTCGGTGTTCCGCTGGGTTACGGTGGACCACATGCCGCTTTCTTTGCCTGCAGGCAAAAGCTTACCCGGTTGATTCCCGGGCGTATGATCGGGGTGACACGCGACATGGACGGGGACGATGCGTACCGGTTAGCGCTGCAGACGCGCGAACAACACATTCGCCGCGACAAGGCGACCAGTAACATCTGCACGGCTCAGGCCCTGCTCGCAAACATGTCTGCCATGTACGCAATCTACCACGGACCCGAGGGCCTCAAGAACATCGCCAACCGAGTGCACAACTGTGCGCTTACGCTGAACGCTGGCATCGAGAAAGCTGGCCATCAGCAGCTCAACAAGGCGTTCTTCGACACACTACACGTGGTTCCGAACGGGATGACAACGGCCGAGATCAAGGCTCGGGCCGAGGAGAAGAAGATAAATTTGCGCTACTTTGACGACGACTCGATCGGTGTTTCTATGGACGAGACGGTGAAGACGTCGGATATCGCCGACCTGCTGTGGGTGTTCGGGTGCCCCGATATCGACAGTACCGTCGCCGATCCGCAGGCTACCAACCGCTCGATTCACAACACACAGTTCCGGCGCACATCGCCCTTCCTGACCCACCCGGTTTTCAACAAACACCACAGCGAATCGCGCATGGTGCGCTACATGAAGCAGCTGGAAAACAAAGACATCTCGCTGGTTCATTCGATGATCCCGCTCGGATCGTGCACGATGAAACTCAACTCGACCACCGAAATGATCCCTTGCTCGTTCCCCAACTTCACCGAGATCCATCCGTTCGCACCGCGCGAACAGGCGAAGGGCTACATGCAGATGTTTGCCGAGCTCGAGAAGGACCTGTGCGAAATCACCGGATACGACAAAATATCGTTCCAACCGAACAGTGGCGCACAGGGCGAGTACGCGGGTCTGCGGGCGATCCGTAGCTATCATATGTCGCGCGGGGAGCATCACCGAACGATCTGTCTGATTCCGGTCAGTGCACACGGTACAAATCCTGCCTCGGCCCAGATGGCCGGCATGAAGGTGGTGGCGATTCGCGTGAACAGCGCCACCGGCGTGATCGACGTCGAACACCTGAAAGAGAAACTGGAGGAAAACTCAAAAAATCTTTCCTGCCTGATGCTCACCTACCCATCGACGAACGGAATCTTCGAGGACAATGTGGTGGAGGTGTGCGACCTGGTGCACAAACACGGCGGCCAGGTGTACCTGGACGGTGCGAACATGAACGCCCAGGTTGGCCTATGCCGGCCGGGAGACTTCGGCAGCGACGTGTCGCATTTGAACCTGCACAAGACTTTCTGCATTCcgcacggtggtggtggccccGGTATGGGACCGATAGGAGTGAAAGCTCATCTAGCACCGTTCCTACCGACTCACCCCGTTATTGATCCGCATCCGGAGAACGATGGTCAGAGCTTCGGTGTGGTCAGTGCGGGACCGTACGGCTCTTCCGCTATCCTACCCATTTCCTGGTCGTACATCAAGCTAATGGGTGGTCGGGGCCTCCGGAGGGCAACGCAGGTGGCCATCCTCAATGCAAACTACATGTCCAAGCGACTCGAGAGTCACTACAAAACGCTTTACACCGATCCGAAGACGGGACTGGTGGCGCACGAGTTCATCATTGACGTGCGCGACTTCAAGAAGACGGCCAACATCGAGGCAGTGGACATTGCGAAGCGGCTGATGGACTATGGATTCCACGCGCCTACCATGTCGTGGCCGGTGTCCGGTACGCTCATGGTGGAACCGACCGAGTCGGAGGACAAGGAAGAGTTGGACCGTTTCTGTGATGCCATGATTTCGATTCGCAAAGAAATCCAAGACATTGAAGAGGGGCGGTTAGACGGCCGCGTTAATCCACTGAAAATGGCGCCACACACGCAGAAGCAAACCATTTCATCCGACTGGAATCGTCCGTACCCGCGGGAGTTGGGAGCTTTCCCAGCGGTAAGTGATATCGTCGGAAAG
This window harbors:
- the LOC131286977 gene encoding glycine dehydrogenase (decarboxylating), mitochondrial; translation: MILSKHALCRTGLQRYGALLPRVAASVQSNLQLQRYLATVEEIFPNKPDFASRHIGPRKTDVVTMLNSIGFKSLDELSEKAVPDAIKFKRILNIEDPLNEHELIERIQQISNRNEVWRSYIGMGYHNCLVPHPILRNVFENPGWTTQYTPYQPEISQGRLESLLNFQTLVTDMTGLEIANASLLDEGTAAAEAMSLCYRHNKRRKVFLSRKLHPQTVAVVKTRLEALGIEVVFGSVKEIDFGDHEISGVLMQYPDTFGDVQDFEQVSKDCKKNGTLVVVATDLLALTLLRPPAEFGADIAIGSAQRLGVPLGYGGPHAAFFACRQKLTRLIPGRMIGVTRDMDGDDAYRLALQTREQHIRRDKATSNICTAQALLANMSAMYAIYHGPEGLKNIANRVHNCALTLNAGIEKAGHQQLNKAFFDTLHVVPNGMTTAEIKARAEEKKINLRYFDDDSIGVSMDETVKTSDIADLLWVFGCPDIDSTVADPQATNRSIHNTQFRRTSPFLTHPVFNKHHSESRMVRYMKQLENKDISLVHSMIPLGSCTMKLNSTTEMIPCSFPNFTEIHPFAPREQAKGYMQMFAELEKDLCEITGYDKISFQPNSGAQGEYAGLRAIRSYHMSRGEHHRTICLIPVSAHGTNPASAQMAGMKVVAIRVNSATGVIDVEHLKEKLEENSKNLSCLMLTYPSTNGIFEDNVVEVCDLVHKHGGQVYLDGANMNAQVGLCRPGDFGSDVSHLNLHKTFCIPHGGGGPGMGPIGVKAHLAPFLPTHPVIDPHPENDGQSFGVVSAGPYGSSAILPISWSYIKLMGGRGLRRATQVAILNANYMSKRLESHYKTLYTDPKTGLVAHEFIIDVRDFKKTANIEAVDIAKRLMDYGFHAPTMSWPVSGTLMVEPTESEDKEELDRFCDAMISIRKEIQDIEEGRLDGRVNPLKMAPHTQKQTISSDWNRPYPRELGAFPAPFVKPETKIWPTVGRIDDLYGDKHLVCTCPPMVPDYE